Proteins co-encoded in one Aspergillus flavus chromosome 2, complete sequence genomic window:
- a CDS encoding putative small nucleolar ribonucleoprotein complex subunit Utp14 (unnamed protein product) translates to MPRKQTQLRGPRDQAPKKQPQKKKSSKALNALAIAEAQFPIKPKIRRNRLGDDDDLSKRKRHSGRDMDDSDEPDNKRRRTGAESSDLSENGGSDGEGHKWRLGEVDSDDDSEVDSDEAMGSSDEERFEGFSFRGSSSAKPIRKGSEPKKSGRQINLSEDVEDSEDGEMDEDEDDLGEDAVDLTTAWDMNTAEEEEAEKRKSSKAKKAAEEFDDDDHSEEGGSESDEDDDDSSFGDESELELSDNEDTGNEHGLSKLQDFVNSMETDSAKKSTRKTNGGQEHGNPTEFGLSSTRKLTVADLLPSITDSRLKSSLKHVDSAISTHKSSGVPGKLDAPLAKRQQDRLDRAAAYEKSKETLDRWLETVKANRRAEHLMFPLPDPEGNQTHRLGAAEPRTDLESTIQNILIESGLAEANGKSAEDQVQEFEELQARKLPIEEIRARRAELRKRRDLLFREEVRAKRIKKIKSKSYRRVHRKEREKLEQQERQALLEAGVDIDEQEREQNERRRAEARMGSKHKESKWAKSLKQTGRTAWDEEARLGTADLALKEEELRRRIEGKRISHGDEDYLGSSSSESEDDDPWNEEDSSDAEKRKLREKLDKLEHGSDVESELKGPHAKLLSMKFMQNAEAARKAQNDAEIRRLNRELHGEESHSEAESEVGRRKFGHSKDSKSAPESKSKSHARNEFEEAPGSDDEDARASEVDQDVDIVVNRPDKRKPAGSDKKSRTRGTSASSSQKEDAAEDENPWLIQTSRNNRRTTADDSQQGLDIAVDGGKPDNTKSKSIPHNQKEKPVIPPKKQHMDEGDDSDNDGNVPVLLKNHDLVKRAFAGDEVVQDFEQEKHDTIKEEDDQVIDNTLPGWGNWAGDGISKKQQKRQKRFLTTVEGVKPENRKDAKLSRVIINEKRVKKNNKYLATQLPHPFESRQQYERSLRLPIGPEWSTKETLQNATKPRVMIKQGIIKPMEKPMI, encoded by the exons ATGCCCCGCAAGCAAACCCAGTTGCGCGGTCCTCGAGATCAAGCACCTAAAAAACAACctcaaaagaagaaatctaGCAAAGCTTTGAATGCTCTTGCTATCGCAGAGGCCCAATTTCCCATCAAACCAAAGATTCGACGGAACCGTTtaggcgatgatgatgacctATCCAAGCGGAAGCGGCATTCCGGTCGCGACATGGACGATTCAGACGAGCCCGATAACAAGCGTCGTCGGACAGGTGCCGAGTCCTCCGACCTAAGTGAAAACGGTGGTAGTGATGGAGAAGGCCATAAGTGGAGACTTGGGGAAGTCGATAGTGACGATGATAGCGAAGTGGACAGTGATGAGGCCATGGGCTCtagtgatgaggaaagaTTCGAAGGCTTCAGTTTCCGGGGAAGCTCTTCGGCCAAACCGATCCGAAAGGGCTCCGAACCAAAGAAAAGTGGTCGCCAGATTAACTTGTCCGAAGATGTGGAAGATTCCGAAGATGGCGAAatggacgaagatgaagatgatcttgGTGAAGATGCAGTGGATTTGACTACAGCTTGGGATATGAATAcagcagaagaggaagaagcagaaaagcGAAAGTCCTCGAAGGCGAAGAAAGCAGCCGAGGAattcgatgatgatgatcactCAGAGGAAGGCGGCTCCGAAAgtgacgaggacgacgatgataGCAGTTTCGGTGATGAGAGCGAGCTGGAGCTCTCTGACAACGAGGATACTGGTAATGAGCACGGTCTTTCGAAACTACAAGATTTTGTCAACTCTATGGAAACAGATTCTGCTAAGAAGTCAACGCGCAAAACAAACGGTGGACAGGAACATGGCAATCCAACGGAATTCGGATTGTCATCTACACGGAAATTGACTGTGGCCGACCTTTTACCCTCTATTACAGACTCGCGCTTGAAGAGCTCCCTGAAACATGTAGATTCAGCTATTTCTACGCACAAATCGTCCGGCGTACCTGGAAAACTAGATGCTCCTCTTGCAAAGCGTCAACAAGACCGGCTGGACCGAGCTGCTGCGTATGAGAAGAGCAAGGAAACCTTGGATCGCTGGCTAGAGACTGTTAAGGCAAATCGCAGGGCGGAACACCTTATGTTTCCCCTTCCCGATCCTGAAGGCAATCAGACGCACCGCTTAGGTGCTGCAGAGCCCCGAACGGATCTCGAAAGCACTATCCAAAATATCCTAATCGAGAGTGGCTTGGCAGAAGCAAACGGCAAATCAGCCGAAGACCAAGTACAGGAATTCGAGGAACTACAAGCGCGAAAACTGCCTATTGAGGAGATTCGGGCACGCAGAGCAGAGTTGCGGAAACGACGTGATTTACTTTTCCGAGAAGAAGTGCGAGCTAAAcggatcaagaagatcaagagcAAGTCATACCGTCGAGTGCATCGTAAAGAGCGAGAGAAGTTGGAGCAGCAAGAACGGCAGGCCCTTCTCGAAGCCGGTGTGGACATTGATGAACAAGAGCGAGAACAAAATGAACGGCGCAGGGCAGAGGCGAGAATGGGCTCAAAACATAAGGAGAGCAAATGGGCAAAGAGCCTTAAGCAGACGGGTCGAACTGCATGGGATGAGGAAGCCCGACTCGGCACAGCTGACTTGGCCTTAAAGGAGGAGGAGTTACGGCGGCGTATCGAGGGAAAGCGTATATCGCATGGGGACGAAGACTATCTGGGTTCGTCCAGTTCGGAAtctgaggatgatgatccttGGAACGAAGAAGATAGCTCTGATGCGGAGAAGCGCAAACTTCGCGAGAAGCTAGATAAGCTCGAACATGGCAGTGATGTCGAATCAGAACTGAAGGGCCCTCACGCCAAGCTGCTTTCGATGAAGTTCATGCAGAACGCGGAGGCTGCGCGCAAAGCGCAGAACGACGCTGAAATCCGACGCCTCAATCGTGAACTCCATGGAGAAGAATCCCACTCAGAAGCCGAATCCGAGGTTGGCCGACGTAAATTTGGTCATTCTAAGGATTCGAAGTCAGCCCCAGAGAGCAAATCAAAATCACACGCTCGTAATGAGTTCGAAGAGGCCCCAGgatcagatgatgaagatgctcGAGCTTCCGAGGTGGACCAAGATGTTGACATTGTAGTCAATCGGCCTGACAAGAGAAAACCGGCAGGGTCTGATAAGAAGTCTCGTACACGTGGCACATCTGCGTCCTCCagccagaaagaagatgctgctgaagatgagaatCCCTGGTTAATTCAGACGAGTAGGAACAACCGTCGAACAACAGCGGATGATTCACAGCAAGGGCTTGACATTGCTGTGGATGGAGGGAAGCCTGATAACACAAAGTCCAAGTCCATACCCCACAatcagaaagagaagccgGTCATACCTCCCAAAAAGCAACATATGGACGAGGGCGATGATAGTGATAATGACGGCAACGTGCCAGTGCTTCTCAAGAATCATGACCTCGTTAAGAGAGCATTTGCTGGGGATGAGGTTGTGCAAGACTTtgaacaagagaaacatGACACtatcaaggaggaagatgaccaagTGATTGATAATACCTTGCCAGGTTGGGGCAATTGGGCGGGTGATGGCATCAGTaaaaagcagcagaagcgaCAGAAACGGTTCCTTACCACTGTTGAGGGTGTTAAGCCTGAGAACAGAAAAGACGCCAAACTCTCCCGCGTCATCATCAACGAGAAACGGGTTAAGAAG AACAATAAATATTTGGCCACCCAGCTCCCTCACCCCTTCGAGTCCAGACAACAGTACGAGAGATCTCTCCGTTTGCCTATTGGCCCCGAGTGGTCGACGAAGGAAACTTTGCAGAACGCAACCAAGCCTCGTGTGATGATCAAACAGGGCATCATCAAGCCCATGGAGAAGCCTATGATCTAA